One Kribbella sp. NBC_00662 genomic region harbors:
- a CDS encoding DUF1772 domain-containing protein: MNGLRVASLLAATMTTGLVAGVYAIYANAFMPGLAKTDDKTFVGAFTAVDRAIVNPLFLGLGFLGAALFTVLAGLLSLKEKALPWIAVAFVLYLVTIIVTMAANVPLNDALKAAGDPATIDVAAARAAFDESKWVAFNLLRTILALVSFGLLGWALYLTGKSAAQP, encoded by the coding sequence ATGAACGGACTGCGGGTGGCGTCCCTGCTGGCGGCCACGATGACAACCGGTCTGGTGGCCGGCGTCTATGCGATCTACGCGAACGCGTTCATGCCCGGCCTGGCCAAGACCGACGACAAGACCTTCGTCGGCGCGTTCACGGCGGTGGACCGGGCGATCGTGAACCCGCTCTTCCTCGGGCTGGGCTTCCTCGGCGCGGCGCTGTTCACGGTGCTGGCCGGACTGCTCAGCCTGAAGGAGAAGGCGCTGCCCTGGATCGCGGTCGCGTTCGTGCTGTACCTGGTCACGATCATCGTCACGATGGCGGCGAACGTCCCCCTGAACGACGCCCTGAAGGCCGCCGGAGATCCGGCCACGATCGACGTCGCCGCTGCCCGCGCCGCGTTCGACGAGTCCAAGTGGGTCGCCTTCAACCTGCTCCGCACGATCCTCGCCCTCGTGTCCTTCGGTCTGCTCGGCTGGGCCCTCTACCTGACCGGCAAGTCGGCAGCCCAGCCCTGA
- a CDS encoding TIGR03936 family radical SAM-associated protein translates to MAPVQAPPSQQLPAVQKLRVRFAKRGRLRFTSHRDFQRAFERAVRRAELPVAFSHGFSPHPKISYAGAAPTGAASEAEYLEISLTHERDADEVRAALDEALPPGLDVLEVVVAGPGSLAEQLEASEWRIALPGVDPATAGAAVEAFLAREEILVERMTKRGVRSFDCRAAVLRLTVASEPGSVETCAILQVVLRHGTPAVRPDDVLAGALEVATLPVTGPALLTRLAQGPLTTDTGTVEDPLARDRDANQATATGQADPRQTHTAEGDAAAPSVP, encoded by the coding sequence GTGGCACCAGTTCAAGCTCCGCCCTCGCAGCAGCTCCCCGCGGTCCAGAAACTGCGGGTGAGATTCGCCAAGCGGGGGCGGTTGCGATTCACCTCACACCGCGACTTCCAGCGGGCGTTCGAGCGCGCCGTACGGCGGGCCGAGCTGCCGGTAGCGTTCTCGCACGGCTTCAGCCCGCACCCGAAGATCTCGTACGCCGGCGCCGCGCCGACCGGGGCCGCCTCCGAGGCGGAGTACCTGGAGATATCGCTCACACACGAGCGGGACGCCGACGAGGTCCGGGCGGCGCTCGACGAGGCGCTGCCGCCGGGTCTCGACGTACTCGAGGTGGTCGTCGCCGGGCCGGGGTCGCTGGCCGAGCAGCTGGAGGCCAGCGAGTGGCGGATCGCGTTACCGGGGGTGGATCCCGCGACGGCGGGAGCGGCCGTGGAGGCGTTCCTGGCGCGGGAGGAAATTCTGGTCGAGCGCATGACCAAGCGGGGGGTTCGCTCGTTCGACTGTCGGGCTGCCGTTCTCCGACTCACCGTCGCGAGTGAACCGGGGTCGGTTGAGACGTGTGCGATACTGCAAGTGGTGTTACGGCACGGAACCCCGGCCGTGAGACCCGACGACGTTCTCGCCGGCGCGCTCGAGGTAGCGACGCTCCCGGTGACGGGCCCGGCTCTTTTGACCAGGCTCGCCCAGGGCCCGCTCACCACGGACACCGGCACGGTGGAAGATCCGCTCGCTCGTGACCGCGACGCCAACCAGGCGACCGCGACCGGCCAGGCAGATCCCCGCCAGACGCACACAGCGGAGGGCGACGCCGCCGCTCCCTCTGTGCCCTGA
- a CDS encoding Rne/Rng family ribonuclease produces the protein MLDNEPTTEAADTAATAQPTASTRSTAKKAPAAKKTTTRKRTVKTAPDNVTAVPTQSDAEAADPAPAPVKKAAAKKAAAKKTPAKKAAAKAPAKKTTRAAKTTADQDIFPQFVPDDAPETAAAAPAKKTTRKRTTKKAAAPDLLSADSPVTDGPVAEAASTPDAGTPDAGRSDAAAANASTADAPARKRTSRRRTAKTSESTANADATSDDADSAATGDTTDLADSDRADSGTTSRSRGGRRRRGADTNSSTADANSSTSDAGSRATAANAEDHTGPSNTSAGPSSSAGSSNGSVDAASSSTSTDGADSVASSEEPSTRRTRRRAAAPAAVLFQAPTGGPQQTAPQQAEPTEVEATSDATPEPGADEQPTGNRRRRSRRNRDAEARETEASEETTDAQPQAASADDAEPAAEKATTRTRSRSARKAAAVAAAGATTGGSGADGTSSDGTGTATLAPADADVDEESDGATDVQAEDGEEGGEGTRRRRRRRGGRRRRKSGDGADDSADDQSDDEDEHDTQDADQDADASEDGDHDAADSDEDGEAGSSSRRRRRRRRRKGEDSVASPDDPDETVVRVREPRSKTVNNEITAVEGSTRLEAKKQRRREGRAAGRRRAPIVTEAEFLARRESVERTMVIRSRDDLTQIAVSEDNVLVEHYVTTAEQTSLIGNVYLGRVQNVLPSMEAAFIDIGKGRNAVLYAGEVDWATLGGANGPRKIEQVLKSGQSVLVQVTKDPIGHKGARLTNQISLPGRYVVYVPRGGNGGISRKLPDTERNRLKTILKDIVPDEAGVIVRTAAEGASEEELTADVSRLQSAWEDIDKKSKNGQAPQLLYGEPDLLIRVVRDLFTEDFAKLVISGDRAYEQVREYVAGVAPHLADRVEQWSGDGDVFANYRIDEQIKKALDRKVWLPSGGSLIIDRTEAMTVVDVNTGKFTGSGGNLEETVTKNNLEAAEEIVRQLRLRDIGGIIVIDFIDMVLESNRDLVLRRLVECLGRDRTKHQVAEVTSLGLVQMTRKRIGTGLLEAFSENCDHCGGRGLILHDEPKESRRRDSRNGQGNGNGSSNGNGNGQSNGNGHDHGKSAPAEEGGRKSSRRRRGKGRGEEEATEAETAQHNADAAQKLAQIAAATVKKDSDGTPEPTGYPVSAADEEHVSPEATGFPEESSAATTLITETPAGAETAGSEVGATEAADPAEAADAADVAQNGATKSTRRRRSSRSRSKTATEGEGAEPSELVTTGS, from the coding sequence ATGCTCGACAACGAGCCGACCACCGAGGCAGCCGACACGGCTGCCACCGCCCAGCCAACCGCCTCCACCCGCAGCACCGCGAAGAAGGCCCCGGCTGCGAAGAAGACCACCACGCGCAAGCGCACGGTGAAGACCGCCCCCGACAACGTCACGGCGGTCCCGACCCAGTCCGACGCCGAGGCCGCCGATCCGGCGCCCGCGCCGGTGAAGAAGGCGGCAGCCAAGAAGGCCGCCGCGAAGAAGACCCCGGCCAAGAAGGCCGCGGCGAAGGCTCCGGCCAAGAAGACCACCCGCGCCGCCAAGACGACCGCGGACCAGGACATCTTCCCGCAGTTCGTCCCAGACGACGCTCCGGAAACCGCAGCTGCGGCTCCCGCGAAGAAGACGACCCGCAAGCGCACCACCAAGAAGGCCGCCGCCCCGGATCTGCTGTCCGCAGATTCTCCGGTCACCGACGGCCCGGTCGCCGAGGCCGCGAGTACGCCGGACGCCGGTACGCCGGACGCCGGTAGGTCGGATGCCGCCGCGGCGAACGCCTCGACCGCGGACGCTCCCGCTCGCAAGCGCACGTCCCGCCGCCGTACCGCGAAGACCTCCGAGTCCACCGCGAACGCCGACGCCACCTCGGACGACGCCGACTCCGCCGCGACCGGCGACACCACCGACCTCGCCGACAGCGACCGCGCAGACTCGGGCACGACGAGCCGCAGCCGGGGCGGCCGCAGGCGTCGTGGAGCCGACACCAATTCGAGCACCGCTGACGCCAACTCGAGCACCTCCGACGCCGGCTCGCGGGCGACCGCCGCCAACGCCGAGGACCACACCGGCCCGTCCAACACCTCCGCCGGCCCCTCGAGCAGCGCCGGTTCCTCGAACGGTTCGGTGGACGCCGCGTCCTCCAGCACCTCGACGGACGGTGCCGACTCGGTTGCGTCCTCCGAGGAGCCGAGCACCCGCCGTACGCGCAGGCGTGCAGCGGCCCCCGCCGCCGTCCTGTTCCAGGCGCCGACCGGCGGCCCTCAGCAGACCGCACCCCAGCAGGCCGAGCCGACTGAGGTCGAGGCGACCTCCGACGCGACCCCGGAGCCCGGGGCCGACGAGCAGCCGACCGGCAACCGCCGTCGCCGTAGCCGTCGTAACCGCGACGCCGAGGCCCGCGAGACCGAGGCATCCGAAGAGACCACCGACGCCCAGCCGCAGGCTGCGAGCGCCGACGACGCCGAGCCGGCCGCCGAGAAGGCCACCACCAGGACCCGCAGCCGCTCCGCCCGGAAGGCCGCCGCTGTGGCCGCAGCCGGCGCGACGACCGGCGGAAGTGGGGCCGACGGCACGAGCTCCGACGGCACGGGCACCGCGACACTTGCCCCGGCCGACGCCGACGTGGACGAGGAGTCCGACGGCGCGACCGACGTACAGGCCGAGGACGGCGAGGAAGGTGGCGAGGGGACTCGCCGTCGCCGTCGCCGCCGCGGTGGGCGTCGTCGTCGCAAGTCCGGTGACGGTGCGGACGACAGCGCCGACGACCAGTCCGACGACGAGGACGAGCACGACACCCAAGACGCCGATCAGGACGCGGACGCGTCCGAGGACGGCGACCACGACGCGGCTGACTCCGACGAGGACGGTGAGGCGGGCAGTTCGTCCCGGCGTCGCCGCCGTCGCCGTCGCCGCAAGGGCGAAGACAGCGTCGCGTCCCCGGACGACCCCGACGAGACCGTCGTACGGGTCCGTGAGCCGCGCAGCAAGACGGTCAACAACGAGATCACCGCGGTCGAGGGTTCGACCCGCCTCGAGGCGAAGAAGCAGCGCCGCCGCGAGGGTCGCGCCGCCGGCCGCCGCCGCGCGCCGATCGTGACCGAGGCCGAGTTCCTGGCCCGCCGCGAGTCGGTCGAGCGGACCATGGTGATCCGGTCCCGCGACGACCTGACCCAGATCGCGGTCTCCGAGGACAACGTCCTGGTCGAGCACTACGTGACCACCGCCGAGCAGACGTCGCTGATCGGCAACGTCTATCTCGGCCGCGTGCAGAACGTGCTGCCGAGCATGGAGGCCGCGTTCATCGACATCGGCAAGGGCCGCAACGCGGTCCTGTACGCCGGTGAGGTGGACTGGGCGACCCTTGGTGGCGCCAACGGTCCGCGCAAGATCGAGCAGGTGCTGAAGTCCGGCCAGTCGGTCCTGGTCCAGGTGACCAAGGACCCGATCGGCCACAAGGGCGCCCGGCTCACCAACCAGATCAGCCTGCCCGGCCGGTACGTCGTGTACGTACCGCGCGGCGGCAACGGCGGCATCAGCCGCAAGCTGCCCGACACCGAGCGGAACCGGCTCAAGACGATCCTCAAGGACATCGTCCCCGACGAAGCCGGCGTGATCGTCCGGACCGCCGCGGAAGGCGCCTCGGAGGAGGAGCTGACCGCCGACGTCAGCCGCCTGCAGTCCGCCTGGGAGGACATCGACAAGAAGTCGAAGAACGGCCAGGCCCCGCAGCTGCTGTACGGCGAGCCCGATCTGCTGATCCGCGTCGTCCGCGACCTGTTCACCGAGGACTTCGCAAAGCTGGTCATCTCCGGCGACCGTGCTTACGAGCAGGTCCGTGAGTACGTCGCGGGCGTCGCGCCGCACCTGGCCGACCGGGTCGAGCAGTGGAGCGGTGACGGCGACGTCTTCGCGAACTACCGGATCGACGAGCAGATCAAGAAGGCGCTGGACCGCAAGGTCTGGCTGCCGTCGGGTGGCTCGCTGATCATCGACCGGACCGAGGCGATGACCGTCGTCGACGTCAACACCGGCAAGTTCACCGGCTCCGGGGGCAACCTCGAGGAGACCGTCACCAAGAACAACCTGGAGGCGGCCGAGGAGATCGTCCGCCAGCTCCGGCTCCGCGACATCGGCGGCATCATCGTCATCGACTTCATCGACATGGTGCTCGAGTCGAACCGTGATCTCGTCCTGCGCCGGCTGGTGGAGTGCCTGGGCCGCGACCGGACCAAGCACCAGGTGGCCGAGGTCACCTCGCTCGGCCTGGTCCAGATGACCCGCAAGCGGATCGGCACCGGGCTGCTCGAGGCGTTCAGCGAGAACTGCGACCACTGCGGTGGCCGTGGCCTGATCCTGCACGACGAGCCGAAGGAGTCCCGCCGCCGCGACAGCCGCAACGGCCAGGGCAACGGCAACGGCAGCAGCAACGGCAACGGCAACGGTCAGAGCAACGGCAACGGTCACGACCACGGCAAGTCCGCGCCGGCGGAGGAGGGCGGCCGGAAGAGCTCGCGCCGCCGCCGGGGCAAGGGCCGCGGCGAGGAGGAGGCCACCGAGGCCGAGACCGCGCAGCACAACGCCGACGCCGCCCAGAAGCTCGCGCAGATCGCCGCCGCCACGGTCAAGAAGGACAGTGACGGTACGCCGGAACCCACCGGCTACCCGGTCTCGGCCGCGGACGAGGAGCACGTGAGCCCCGAGGCGACCGGCTTCCCGGAGGAGTCCTCCGCGGCGACGACCCTGATCACCGAGACGCCGGCCGGTGCCGAGACGGCAGGCTCCGAGGTCGGGGCCACCGAGGCCGCTGACCCGGCCGAGGCGGCCGATGCGGCTGATGTTGCACAGAACGGCGCCACCAAGAGCACCCGGCGGCGGCGCAGCAGCCGCAGCCGGAGCAAGACCGCTACCGAGGGTGAAGGCGCGGAGCCGTCCGAGCTCGTCACCACCGGGAGCTAA
- the rplU gene encoding 50S ribosomal protein L21 has product MYAIVRSGGTQQKVAVGDVIEIDSLTDTVGDTVSLPAVLVVDGDTVTTDAAALAKVAVSAEVLGRTKGPKITILKYKNKTGYRKRQGHRQHYTQVKVTAIDAKK; this is encoded by the coding sequence GTGTACGCGATCGTGCGCAGTGGCGGCACCCAGCAGAAGGTCGCCGTCGGCGATGTCATCGAGATCGACAGCCTGACGGACACGGTGGGCGACACCGTTTCCCTCCCGGCGGTCCTGGTCGTCGATGGCGACACCGTGACGACCGACGCTGCGGCGCTGGCCAAGGTTGCCGTGTCGGCCGAGGTCCTCGGCCGCACCAAGGGCCCGAAGATCACCATCCTCAAGTACAAGAACAAGACCGGTTACCGCAAGCGCCAGGGGCACCGTCAGCACTACACCCAGGTCAAGGTCACCGCGATCGACGCGAAGAAGTGA
- the rpmA gene encoding 50S ribosomal protein L27, which produces MAHKKGAASTRNGRDSNAQRLGVKRYGGQLVNAGEIIVRQRGTHFHPGNLVGRGGDDTLFALAEGHVEFGTRRGRRVVNIVPAPAE; this is translated from the coding sequence ATGGCACACAAAAAGGGAGCGGCCTCGACCCGCAACGGTCGCGACTCCAACGCGCAGCGCCTCGGCGTGAAGCGGTACGGCGGTCAGCTGGTCAACGCCGGCGAGATCATCGTCCGTCAGCGTGGCACGCACTTCCACCCGGGCAACCTGGTCGGCCGTGGCGGCGACGACACGCTGTTCGCGCTGGCCGAGGGCCACGTGGAGTTCGGCACCCGGCGCGGTCGCCGCGTCGTCAACATCGTCCCGGCCCCGGCGGAGTAA
- the obgE gene encoding GTPase ObgE gives MAIPSFVDRVTVNVAAGRGGNGCASVHREKFKPLGGPDGGNGGDGGSVILRVDPDVTTLVDYHRSSHRTATNGAQGKGDHQAGSNGGDVVLPVPDGTVISTPDGVVLADLVGPGAEFVAAQGGKGGLGNAALASSSRKAPGFALLGEDGEERTLVLELKVVADVGLVGFPSAGKSSLVAAISRARPKIADYPFTTLIPNLGVVVAGDVTFTVADVPGLIEGASEGRGLGHDFLRHVERCAALVHVIDCATYEPGRDPLSDLDTIEAELQAHGGLEDRPRLVALNKIDVPDAREIAEMVQAELEQRGLRVFPISTASHEGLEALKFAMADIVVRRRAEQEKPDTTRIVIRPQAQGGPEFKVKKLPDDGGWLVQGDKPERWVRQTDFANAEATGYLADRLNRLGVEDELLKLGALAGDAVMIGDGPNAIVFDFAPDVLAGAEILARRGEDHRLEEDRPAAQRRRAKDTEYHANKGLPTDYKQEWGEDEVDLSPAEAKRAAVKAEKLARKEARELEAVEESTDQDF, from the coding sequence ATGGCAATCCCCAGCTTCGTCGACCGCGTGACGGTGAATGTCGCCGCGGGCCGCGGCGGAAACGGCTGCGCCTCGGTGCACCGGGAGAAGTTCAAGCCGCTCGGCGGTCCCGACGGCGGGAACGGCGGCGACGGCGGCAGCGTGATCCTGCGCGTCGACCCGGACGTCACCACGCTCGTCGACTACCACCGCTCCAGCCACCGCACCGCGACGAATGGTGCCCAAGGCAAGGGTGATCACCAGGCGGGTAGCAACGGCGGCGACGTCGTCCTGCCGGTCCCCGACGGCACGGTCATCAGTACGCCGGATGGCGTCGTACTCGCGGATCTCGTCGGGCCAGGCGCGGAATTCGTTGCTGCCCAAGGCGGCAAGGGCGGTCTGGGCAACGCTGCCCTGGCCAGCAGCTCGCGCAAGGCGCCCGGATTCGCGTTGCTGGGCGAGGACGGCGAGGAGCGCACGCTCGTCCTCGAGCTGAAGGTCGTCGCCGATGTCGGCCTGGTCGGCTTCCCGAGTGCGGGCAAGTCGTCGCTGGTGGCGGCGATCAGCCGTGCCCGGCCGAAGATCGCCGACTACCCGTTCACCACCCTGATCCCGAACCTCGGCGTCGTCGTCGCCGGTGACGTGACGTTCACCGTTGCCGACGTACCAGGTCTGATCGAGGGTGCGAGCGAGGGCCGCGGCCTCGGTCACGACTTCCTGCGGCACGTGGAGCGGTGCGCGGCGCTCGTGCATGTCATCGACTGTGCGACGTACGAGCCGGGTCGGGATCCGCTCAGCGATCTCGACACGATCGAGGCCGAGCTGCAGGCGCACGGCGGGCTCGAGGACCGGCCGCGACTCGTTGCCCTGAACAAGATCGACGTACCGGACGCGCGTGAGATCGCCGAGATGGTGCAGGCCGAGCTGGAGCAACGCGGGCTGCGGGTGTTCCCGATCTCGACCGCGTCGCACGAGGGCCTGGAGGCGTTGAAGTTCGCGATGGCCGACATCGTCGTCCGGCGTCGCGCGGAACAGGAGAAGCCCGACACCACGCGGATCGTGATCCGGCCGCAGGCGCAGGGCGGACCCGAGTTCAAGGTGAAGAAGCTGCCGGACGACGGCGGCTGGCTGGTGCAGGGCGACAAGCCCGAGCGCTGGGTCCGGCAGACCGACTTCGCGAACGCGGAGGCGACCGGATACCTGGCCGACCGGCTGAACCGGCTCGGCGTCGAGGACGAGCTGCTGAAGCTGGGCGCGCTCGCCGGCGACGCGGTGATGATCGGCGACGGACCGAACGCGATCGTGTTCGACTTCGCGCCCGACGTACTGGCCGGCGCGGAGATCCTGGCCCGGCGCGGTGAGGACCACCGGCTCGAGGAGGATCGCCCGGCGGCCCAGCGGCGGCGGGCGAAGGACACCGAGTACCACGCCAACAAGGGCCTGCCGACGGACTACAAGCAGGAGTGGGGCGAGGACGAGGTCGACCTGTCCCCGGCCGAGGCGAAACGAGCAGCGGTGAAGGCGGAGAAGCTGGCGCGCAAGGAAGCGCGTGAGCTCGAAGCGGTGGAAGAAAGCACAGATCAGGACTTCTGA
- the proB gene encoding glutamate 5-kinase yields MDARAEVVAATRIVVKVGSSSLTQRGKIDLERLRLLVDAIAARRVEGAEVVLVSSGAIAAGLAPMGLRSRPRDLATQQAAASVGQGLLMARYSDAFAAHGLRVGQVLLTVDDVTRRSHYRNAYRTFARLLELGVVPIVNENDTVATTEIRFGDNDRLAALTSHLVHADLLLLLSDVDGLYDGDPRKPGTSMVTEIRGSADLEPLAIGKTGASGVGTGGMQTKVEAAAIATEAGIPVVLTSAARVGDALRGDRVGTLFHPTGRRRKTRLLWLAHATSGQGVLRLDEGAVRAVTQRRASLLPAGISAVEGTFSAGDPVDLVSPSGVVIARGLVNYDAAELPGLLGRSTRDLARELGAAYEREVVHRDDLVLL; encoded by the coding sequence ATGGACGCTCGCGCGGAGGTCGTTGCGGCCACGCGAATCGTCGTGAAGGTCGGCTCGTCATCGCTGACCCAGCGCGGCAAGATCGATCTCGAACGACTCCGGCTGCTCGTCGACGCCATCGCGGCGCGACGGGTGGAGGGGGCCGAGGTCGTGCTCGTCTCCTCCGGCGCGATCGCTGCCGGCCTGGCCCCGATGGGGCTGCGGTCGCGACCGCGTGACCTCGCCACGCAGCAGGCCGCCGCTTCGGTCGGGCAGGGCCTGTTGATGGCTCGCTACAGCGACGCGTTCGCGGCGCACGGTCTGCGGGTGGGGCAGGTGCTGCTGACCGTCGACGACGTGACGCGGCGCAGCCACTACCGCAACGCGTACCGTACGTTCGCGCGGCTGCTCGAGCTGGGCGTCGTACCGATCGTGAACGAGAACGACACGGTCGCGACCACCGAGATCCGCTTCGGCGACAACGACCGTCTCGCGGCGCTGACCAGTCATCTAGTGCATGCCGATCTGTTGCTGCTCCTCTCGGACGTCGACGGCCTGTACGACGGGGATCCGCGCAAACCTGGTACGTCGATGGTTACCGAGATCCGCGGTTCCGCTGATCTGGAGCCGCTCGCGATCGGTAAGACCGGTGCGTCCGGCGTCGGCACCGGCGGCATGCAGACGAAGGTCGAGGCGGCCGCAATCGCCACCGAGGCAGGGATTCCGGTCGTCCTGACGTCGGCCGCGCGCGTCGGCGACGCACTCCGCGGCGACCGGGTCGGCACCCTCTTTCACCCCACCGGACGTCGGCGCAAGACTCGCCTCCTCTGGCTGGCCCATGCCACTTCCGGCCAAGGCGTACTCCGTCTGGACGAAGGCGCCGTCCGGGCTGTGACCCAACGTCGCGCGTCGCTCCTCCCGGCCGGAATCTCCGCAGTAGAAGGCACTTTCTCCGCCGGCGACCCGGTCGACCTGGTGTCGCCCTCGGGCGTCGTCATCGCTCGCGGGCTCGTCAACTACGACGCCGCGGAGCTGCCGGGCCTCCTGGGGCGATCCACCCGGGACCTGGCTCGTGAGCTCGGCGCGGCGTACGAACGCGAAGTGGTGCACCGCGACGACCTCGTTCTCCTCTAG
- a CDS encoding spore germination protein GerW family protein: MAKPDGMQSDVLEVLRGIVDGVKAGTVFGAPVSHDGMIILPVARITGGGGGGRGDGSNGRGADGSGGGLGLSARPVGVYVIGDGKVTWSPAVDVTRVILGGQLVGVVALLTLRMLFKIFRARQERSRPQPPGDAEPTMAE, translated from the coding sequence ATGGCGAAGCCGGACGGAATGCAGTCGGATGTGCTCGAGGTCCTGCGTGGAATCGTGGACGGTGTCAAGGCCGGGACCGTCTTCGGTGCGCCTGTCAGTCACGACGGAATGATCATCCTTCCGGTCGCACGCATCACCGGGGGCGGGGGCGGCGGCCGGGGAGACGGCAGTAACGGGCGGGGGGCCGACGGCTCCGGCGGAGGGCTTGGCCTGTCCGCGAGACCGGTCGGTGTTTACGTCATCGGCGACGGCAAAGTCACGTGGTCCCCGGCGGTCGACGTCACCAGAGTCATCCTGGGTGGCCAACTGGTCGGAGTGGTCGCGCTGCTGACTCTTCGTATGCTGTTCAAGATCTTCCGCGCCAGGCAGGAGCGCAGCCGGCCCCAACCTCCGGGGGACGCAGAACCTACGATGGCCGAATGA
- a CDS encoding glutamate-5-semialdehyde dehydrogenase: MSEIIELARRAREASYALADASRATKDAALHAMAAALRENTDAIVAANAVDVAAAREAGTPESTVDRLALNPARVDGMAAGLEQLAGLTDPVGEVVRGYTLPNGLELRQVRVPFGVIGIIYEARPNVTADAAGICLKSGNAVLLRGSSSAAASNSAIIAVLRDAAAACGLPADVIQGVPTDRAAVKELMQARGLVDVLIPRGGAGLIQTVVGESSVPVIETGVGNCHVYIDAEADLELGLEILLNSKTQRPSVCNAAESLLVHSAVADEFLARALPALSEAGVQVHGDPAVVAASKNTPASGGVGSAGVVAATEEDFGAEYNSLDLSAAVVDSLEDAVQHIRRYSSGHTEAIITRSQSAARRFTQAVDSAAVVVNASTRFTDGGEFGFGAEIGISTQKLHARGPMGLPEMTSTKYIVTGEGQLRT, translated from the coding sequence GTGAGCGAGATCATCGAGCTGGCGCGGCGCGCGCGTGAGGCGTCGTACGCCTTGGCCGACGCGTCCCGGGCGACGAAGGATGCGGCGCTGCACGCGATGGCGGCGGCGCTGCGCGAGAACACAGACGCGATCGTGGCGGCGAACGCAGTCGATGTCGCGGCGGCACGCGAGGCCGGTACGCCGGAGTCGACGGTCGACCGGTTGGCGCTCAACCCGGCTCGTGTCGACGGGATGGCGGCCGGGCTGGAGCAGCTTGCCGGTCTGACCGATCCGGTGGGTGAGGTCGTCCGCGGGTACACGCTGCCGAACGGGCTCGAGCTCCGCCAGGTCCGGGTGCCTTTCGGCGTGATCGGCATCATCTACGAGGCGCGTCCGAACGTGACCGCCGACGCCGCGGGCATCTGCCTCAAGTCCGGTAACGCCGTACTGCTGCGTGGCTCGTCATCCGCCGCCGCGTCGAACTCGGCCATCATCGCGGTACTGCGGGACGCTGCCGCGGCGTGTGGTCTGCCGGCGGATGTGATCCAGGGTGTGCCGACTGATCGCGCTGCGGTGAAGGAGCTCATGCAGGCGCGCGGGCTGGTCGACGTACTCATCCCTCGTGGTGGTGCGGGCTTGATCCAGACCGTGGTCGGCGAGTCGTCGGTGCCTGTGATCGAGACTGGTGTGGGGAACTGCCATGTGTACATCGACGCCGAGGCTGATCTGGAGCTCGGGCTCGAGATCCTGCTGAACTCGAAGACCCAGCGGCCCAGCGTGTGCAACGCTGCCGAGTCGCTGTTGGTCCACTCCGCGGTTGCGGACGAGTTTCTCGCCCGGGCCCTCCCCGCGCTCTCCGAAGCAGGCGTGCAGGTCCACGGCGACCCCGCAGTAGTTGCCGCAAGCAAGAACACGCCGGCATCTGGTGGGGTTGGCTCGGCGGGTGTGGTGGCGGCGACCGAGGAGGACTTCGGGGCGGAGTACAACTCACTCGATCTGTCGGCCGCGGTGGTGGACTCGCTCGAGGACGCCGTACAGCACATCCGCCGCTACAGCTCGGGTCACACCGAGGCGATCATCACCCGCTCGCAGTCGGCGGCCCGCCGCTTCACCCAGGCGGTCGATTCCGCAGCCGTGGTCGTCAACGCCAGCACGCGTTTCACCGACGGCGGCGAGTTCGGCTTCGGTGCCGAGATCGGCATCTCCACCCAGAAACTCCACGCCCGCGGTCCGATGGGCCTCCCTGAGATGACCTCCACGAAGTACATCGTCACCGGCGAAGGTCAACTCCGCACCTGA
- a CDS encoding 4'-phosphopantetheinyl transferase superfamily protein, whose translation MVEVWWAQIGAARDAFVGDLDPVERGRLHAYVRDEDRARFLLGVTITRRVLGRRVSLPAARVGLDRTCVECGKPHGKVRADGVELSVTHSGELVGVAFSTRPVGLDVEKVDPGIDVDGVARVALSAEEARELTRYDGIARARAFTAYWTRREAVLKATGEGLRGELQAPVPAGIQVQELEVGADHRAALAVVSAEPPVVHVEDATQLLS comes from the coding sequence GTGGTTGAGGTGTGGTGGGCTCAGATTGGTGCGGCTCGGGATGCGTTTGTCGGGGATCTGGATCCGGTTGAGCGGGGGCGGCTGCACGCGTATGTCCGCGACGAGGACAGAGCGCGGTTTCTGCTGGGAGTGACGATCACACGGCGGGTGCTCGGGCGCCGGGTTTCGTTGCCGGCGGCAAGGGTTGGGTTGGATCGCACGTGCGTCGAGTGCGGGAAGCCCCATGGGAAGGTGCGGGCGGACGGGGTGGAGCTGTCGGTCACGCACTCGGGAGAGCTGGTGGGGGTTGCATTCTCGACGCGGCCGGTGGGGCTCGATGTGGAGAAGGTCGATCCGGGGATCGATGTCGACGGGGTGGCTCGGGTTGCGTTGAGTGCTGAGGAAGCGAGGGAGCTGACGCGGTACGACGGGATCGCGAGGGCGCGGGCGTTCACGGCGTACTGGACGCGGAGAGAGGCTGTGCTGAAGGCGACCGGGGAAGGGCTGCGCGGGGAGCTCCAGGCGCCGGTGCCGGCGGGGATCCAGGTGCAGGAGCTGGAGGTGGGCGCGGATCACCGGGCGGCTCTGGCCGTGGTGTCTGCCGAGCCGCCCGTTGTGCACGTCGAGGATGCGACGCAGCTGCTGAGCTGA